A part of Primulina eburnea isolate SZY01 chromosome 10, ASM2296580v1, whole genome shotgun sequence genomic DNA contains:
- the LOC140803199 gene encoding protein transport protein SEC23 G-like, whose protein sequence is MDFSELEAIEGLRWSWHSWPVSKSEVASLVVPLSVMCTPLMPFSELPILPYEPLNCSQCAAVLNPYSRVDYVSRIWTCAFCYRKNPFPKSYAHIHENNIPAELFPTYSTVEYHFSKGGSGPGLGLCSSSGPVLGRRENGQLGLRSNSSSFSSAAPYSGSGLGSERVGSVVGPAFVFVVDACTSDEELGALKRELLHVISLLPENVSVGLVVFDSMVRVYDLGFADCLKVVVFHGEREVSSEKVKLFLGLHHMTRTLGKLSAAQSRGFLLPISECEFNFTTAIEDLHSSTEVRPGHRPVRSMGVAISVAVGLLEGLLINTGSRVMVFTSGPATVGPGIIVNSDFCDAIRTHRDLNNGYASYYRKSTKFYKKMSQRLSDSSIILDLFACSLDQVGAAELKIPVESSGGFMMLGESFDSEQFRKCLRHLFTHDDDGNLKMFFDATIELVTTNDVKICGALGPCVSMRRKNNSVNDKEIGEGGTYIWKLGTLTSKTCIVFLFEVANEQNVQPSSAFFLQFITRYRYSNMGLRKRVTTAARRWVGKNSPEIASGFDQEAAASVMAKLAIHRTENSFAEDVIRWLDKMLIRFSAKFGDYVPEDPSTFRLSTNFSLYPQFMYYLRRSQFIDVFNSTPDETAYFRLMLNREGVVNSLIMVQPTLFQYSFDGPPIPVILDICSISPDVILLFDSFFYVVIHYGSKIAQWRKLRYDRDPSHESFKKLLEAPELDAEQLVTERIPVPKLVKCDQHSSQARFLLAKLNPSVTQKSEYTDGTDIIFTDDVSLQVFIEHLQALAVQG, encoded by the exons ATGGATTTCTCTGAACTGGAAGCAATCGAGGGTTTGCGTTGGTCATGGCATTCGTGGCCCGTTTCCAAGTCTGAGGTTGCGTCTCTGGTAGTCCCGCTATCAGTGATGTGCACACCATTAATGCCATTCAGCGAGCTTCCAATCCTCCCTTACGAACCCTTGAATTGCTCCCAATGCGCAGCCGTTTTGAACCCCTACTCTCGCGTCGACTACGTCTCCAGAATCTGGACCTGCGCTTTTTGCTACCGCAAAAACCCGTTCCCGAAATCGTATGCCCATATCCACGAAAACAATATTCCCGCGGAGCTTTTTCCCACTTACAGCACAGTGGAGTATCATTTCAGCAAAGGGGGTTCTGGCCCTGGTTTGGGTTTGTGTTCGAGTTCGGGACCAGTCCTGGGTAGGAGGGAAAATGGGCAGTTGGGTTTGAGGTCTAACAGCAGTTCTTTCTCGAGTGCAGCTCCGTACTCCGGCTCGGGTTTGGGTTCTGAGCGGGTGGGAAGTGTGGTTGGGCCAGCTTTTGTATTTGTTGTGGATGCTTGCACATCAGATGAGGAGTTAGGGGCGCTAAAAAGGGAGTTGTTGCATGTCATCTCACTATTACCAGAGAATGTTTCTGTAGGTTTGGTGGTTTTTGACTCGATGGTGAGGGTGTATGATTTGGGATTTGCAGATTGTTTGAAGGTCGTGGTTTTTCACGGTGAACGGGAGGTTTCATCTGAGAAG GTCAAATTGTTTCTGGGGCTTCATCACATGACACGGACTCTTGGAAAGCTATCGGCTGCGCAAAGTCGAGGCTTTTTATTGCCAATATCTGAATGTGAGTTCAACTTCACAACAGCAATTGAAGATTTGCATTCTTCAACCGAGGTCAGGCCAGGCCATCGGCCTGTACGGTCTATGGGGGTTGCTATATCGGTTGCTGTTGGTCTCTTAGAGGGGCTTCTGATAAACACTGGATCTCGTGTTATGGTCTTCACCTCAGGACCTGCAACAGTCGGCCCTGGAATCATTGTTAACTCAGATTTTTGTGATGCCATCAGAACTCACCGAGACCTCAATAATGGTTATGCTTCCTACTATAGAAAATCTACcaaattttacaagaaaatgtCTCAGAGATTGTCTGATTCATCTATCATTCTTGATCTGTTCGCATGCTCTCTGGATCAGGTTGGAGCAGCTGAGTTAAAAATCCCAGTTGAAAGTTCTGGTGGTTTCATGATGTTAGGGGAGTCATTTGATTCGGAGCAATTTAGAAAGTGCTTGCGCCACCTCTTTACTCATGATGATGATGGAAATTTGAAGATGTTCTTTGATGCAACAATCGAGCTAGTAACAACCAATGATGTCAAGATTTGTGGAGCACTTGGCCCCTGTGTTTCCATGAGGAGGAAGAATAATTCCGTGAATGACAAAGAGATTGGCGAGGGTGGCACTTACATTTGGAAACTTGGTACCCTGACCAGCAAAACATGCATTGTTTTCTTATTCGAAGTTGCCAATGAACAGAATGTTCAGCCTAGTTCAGCATTTTTCTTACAGTTCATCACGCGTTATAGGTATAGTAACATGGGACTTCGGAAGAGGGTGACAACTGCTGCAAGAAGGTGGGTTGGTAAGAATTCGCCCGAAATTGCATCTGGGTTTGATCAAGAAGCAGCTGCTTCGGTTATGGCTAAACTAGCCATTCACCGAACAGAAAATAGTTTTGCTGAAGATGTTATCAGATGGCTTGACAAAATGCTGATACGTTTCTCAGCCAAGTTTGGGGATTACGTGCCGGAAGATCCATCCACCTTCCGTCTCTCAACCAACTTTTCCTTGTATCCTCAGTTTATGTATTACTTGAGAAGATCCCAATTTATCGACGTTTTTAACAGCACACCAGATGAGACGGCTTATTTTCGTCTCATGTTAAACCGTGAGGGTGTTGTAAATTCTCTTATCATGGTTCAACCAACTCTTTTCCAATATTCTTTCGATGGTCCCCCTATCCCTGTCATCCTGGACATATGCTCCATCTCCCCAGATGTAATTTTACTATTTGATTCCTTCTTCTACGTTGTCATTCACTATGGTTCCAAGATTGCACAATGGAGGAAGCTCCGTTACGATAGAGACCCGAGCCATGAAAGTTTCAAGAAACTGTTGGAAGCACCCGAGCTTGATGCCGAGCAATTGGTAACAGAAAGGATTCCTGTTCCAAAACTTGTTAAATGTGATCAACACAGTAGCCAGGCAAGATTTCTTCTTGCCAAATTGAATCCATCCGTTACTCAGAAATCGGAATATACAGATGGTACCGATATTATATTTACCGATGATGTAAGCTTGCAAGTATTTATCGAGCACTTACAAGCCTTGGCGGTACAAGGTTAA
- the LOC140803200 gene encoding auxin-induced protein 22D-like, translated as MEGVLKGDVNDLNLEATELRLGLPGTDESYTAKNNKRASPESVEKIGFNGDSAAKSGDPVTVQPPKAQIVGWPPVRSYQKNNLRPNKTESETGIYVKVSMDGAPFLRKIDLKVYNGYSELLKALESMFKFTLGEYSEREGYNGSEYAPAYEDKDGDLMLVGDVPWEMFISSCKRLRIMKGSEARGLGSGA; from the exons ATGGAAGGTGTTTTAAAGGGCGATGTAAATGATCTAAATTTGGAGGCAACTGAGCTGAGATTGGGGTTACCTGGAACAGATGAATCTTATACTGCTAAGAACAACAAGCGAGCCTCGCCTGAATCTGTCGAGAAGATTGGATTCAACGGCGATTCAGCGGCAAAGTCCGGCGACCCGGTTACTGTGCAGCCACCCAA GGCACAGATTGTGGGGTGGCCGCCGGTGAGATCCTACCAGAAGAATAATCTCCGGCCAAATAAGACGGAATCTGAAACTGGGATTTATGTGAAAGTTAGCATGGATGGTGCTCCTTTTCTTAGAAAGATTGATTTGAAGGTTTACAATGGATATTCTGAGCTGCTTAAAGCTCTGGAAAGCATGTTCAAGTTCACCTTAG GTGAATACTCAGAGAGAGAAGGTTATAATGGATCTGAATATGCACCTGCTTATGAAGATAAAGATGGTGACTTGATGCTTGTTGGAGATGTTCCATGGGA GATGTTCATCTCATCTTGTAAGAGACTGAGAATCATGAAGGGATCAGAAGCTCGAGGTTTGGGTTCCGGTGCGTGA